One Deltaproteobacteria bacterium DNA window includes the following coding sequences:
- a CDS encoding ATP-binding cassette domain-containing protein, which produces MTTDSSHIQIRSLYKVFGADPGSVMPYVREGMDKQELLETHGHVLALRDIDLTVETGSIQVVMGLSGCGKSTLVRHVNRLIEPTEGTVEVDGQDVCTLDRAALQGLRRHRVSMVFQHFALFPHRTVLENVRYGVQMQGVARPECDERAQRWIDRVALTGYEASYPHELSGGMQQRVGLARALATEAEILLMDEAFSALDPLIRADMQTLLLELQRELHRTILFVTHDLDEAITIGDRIAILRDGVVVQNGDSQEIVLQPSDDYISNFTRNINRGRVIQVGSIMEPAEEGAPSAEPDADEGIPSDMVLEEALSRVVDASGEEAPVVDVEGRTVGAISVERMVHALAGDTANGEEERGEAEAEDAEGAGTGSGAAAAAGDEAEAAQEKPAKGEPSKD; this is translated from the coding sequence ATGACGACCGATTCCTCGCATATCCAGATCCGCTCGCTGTACAAGGTGTTCGGCGCCGACCCCGGGTCGGTGATGCCCTACGTGCGCGAGGGCATGGACAAGCAGGAGCTGCTGGAAACCCACGGGCACGTGCTGGCGCTGCGCGACATCGACCTGACCGTGGAGACGGGCAGCATCCAGGTGGTCATGGGGCTCAGCGGCTGCGGCAAGTCCACCCTGGTGCGTCACGTCAACCGCCTCATCGAGCCCACCGAGGGCACCGTCGAGGTGGACGGCCAGGACGTGTGCACCCTCGACCGCGCCGCGCTGCAGGGCCTGCGCCGCCACAGGGTGAGCATGGTGTTCCAGCACTTCGCCCTGTTCCCGCACCGCACGGTGCTGGAGAACGTGCGCTACGGCGTGCAGATGCAGGGCGTGGCGCGCCCGGAATGCGACGAGCGCGCCCAGCGCTGGATCGACCGGGTGGCGCTCACCGGGTACGAGGCCTCGTATCCGCATGAGCTGTCCGGCGGCATGCAGCAGCGCGTGGGGCTGGCCCGGGCGCTGGCCACCGAGGCCGAGATCCTGCTCATGGACGAGGCTTTCAGCGCCCTGGACCCGCTCATTCGCGCGGACATGCAGACGCTGCTGCTGGAGCTGCAGCGCGAGCTGCACCGCACCATCCTGTTCGTCACCCACGACCTCGACGAGGCCATCACCATCGGCGACCGCATCGCCATCCTGCGCGACGGCGTGGTGGTGCAGAACGGCGACTCCCAGGAGATCGTGCTCCAGCCCAGCGACGACTACATCTCCAACTTCACACGCAACATCAACCGCGGGCGCGTGATCCAGGTGGGCTCCATCATGGAACCGGCCGAGGAAGGCGCGCCGTCCGCCGAACCGGACGCGGACGAGGGGATTCCTTCCGACATGGTGCTGGAGGAGGCCCTGTCGCGGGTGGTGGATGCTTCCGGCGAGGAAGCGCCGGTGGTGGACGTGGAGGGCCGCACCGTGGGCGCCATCTCGGTGGAGCGCATGGTGCACGCGCTCGCCGGAGATACGGCGAACGGGGAGGAGGAGCGCGGCGAAGCGGAAGCGGAGGACGCGGAAGGCGCGGGCACCGGTTCTGGTGCGGCCGCGGCAGCCGGGGACGAGGCGGAGGCCGCGCAAGAGAAACCGGCCAAGGGAGAACCGTCGAAAGACTAG
- a CDS encoding septum formation initiator family protein, with product MVPAQKWSRRVVNYGLGAVLSLTLFFLVFGEWGLVHYRRLVEERRLLEERSQALQRENEMLREKIYLIQKDDRYLEKLAREEFGLAREGETIYLFPAGGIQNAGRSEH from the coding sequence ATGGTCCCGGCGCAAAAATGGTCGCGGCGCGTCGTCAACTACGGCCTTGGGGCCGTGTTGTCGCTGACGCTGTTCTTCTTGGTGTTCGGCGAGTGGGGGCTCGTGCACTACCGGCGCTTGGTGGAGGAACGCCGGCTGCTGGAAGAACGGTCCCAGGCGCTGCAACGTGAGAACGAGATGCTGCGCGAGAAGATCTACCTTATCCAAAAGGACGACCGCTACCTGGAGAAGCTCGCGCGAGAGGAGTTCGGGCTGGCGCGCGAGGGGGAGACCATCTACCTGTTCCCGGCCGGCGGGATTCAGAACGCGGGTCGGTCAGAACATTGA
- the polA gene encoding DNA polymerase I → MAAKGDDSSRPGSAAEASTAKHRVLLLDSYSLAFRAFFALPETLVTSSGQVTNAVFGFTSMLFKLESEERPDAVIACMDKGEPQFRLDQYPAYKAGRSETPQTLRGQFPLIREVLEALCLPVVELEGYEADDLLATLARRGREAGHHVIIVSGDRDCLQLVNDDVTVLMTRRGVTDMIRYDPAMVVERYGVGPERWTDFAALKGEQADNLPGVPGVGDKTAARLLEKYGDIEGIIEHAAELTPKIRKGIEECADQVKLNRKLGRLLDDVPLETDASVFERRPWDPETVRRLFTSLEFRTLYERFLALAAPGAAPPAAESVIRPESISQWASGADVPAAGSVAVAWDDGMAALCARPGEVGMLPLDGAAGAAAVLADAGVAKAVYEAKPLYGAMLRNGGRLRGVRCDLKIAAYLLDPGASGGYALKDIVARHLDAALDEEAEDGKASEGGGHGARGGSAGAEEAPAGGVQGDLLNSGDEDREQAQRRRRLASEAAAVQAAAAVLEARLEEAGSWELAQTLEFPLTEVLARMEHAGILVDDGYLGGLNRDLGERMDTLQAKVQEHAGETFNVNSHPQLSRILFDKLGLPKTKKIKTGYSTDAAELGKLAGRHPIIDTLLEYREVAKLRTGFTDSLLSLVNQETGRIHTTYEQAAAATGRLSSSAPNLQNIPIRADLGRQIRRAFVAPPDNVLLSADYSQIELRVLAHLSEDPSFLDAFAHGHDFHAATAAKVFGVPVDGVTTEMRGRVKQFSYGIAYGMSAFGVSQRLGIEVGEAREFIDAYYAQFPGVKAFLDAQVERARVDGFTTTMFGRRRYLPELQSSNFRMRAVGERMALNAPIQGTAADIMKRAMIAVDEALLEQPVARMLLTVHDELVFEVPRTSLEEATGLVKECMEGAAELRCGLVVDVHTGENWAEAHA, encoded by the coding sequence ATGGCCGCGAAAGGAGATGATTCCAGTCGACCGGGGAGCGCAGCCGAGGCAAGCACGGCCAAGCACCGCGTCCTTCTCCTGGACAGCTATTCGCTCGCCTTCCGCGCCTTCTTCGCGCTGCCGGAGACGTTGGTGACCAGCTCCGGGCAGGTGACCAACGCGGTGTTCGGGTTCACCTCGATGCTCTTCAAGCTGGAGAGCGAGGAGCGGCCGGACGCGGTGATCGCGTGCATGGACAAGGGCGAGCCGCAGTTCCGGCTGGACCAGTATCCGGCGTACAAGGCGGGGCGGAGCGAGACGCCCCAGACCCTGCGCGGGCAGTTCCCGCTCATCCGCGAGGTGCTGGAGGCGCTGTGCCTCCCGGTGGTGGAGCTGGAGGGGTACGAGGCCGACGACCTGCTGGCGACCCTGGCCCGGCGCGGGCGCGAGGCGGGCCACCACGTGATCATCGTGAGCGGCGACCGCGACTGCCTGCAGCTCGTGAACGACGACGTCACCGTGCTGATGACGCGCCGGGGCGTCACCGACATGATCCGCTACGATCCGGCCATGGTGGTGGAGCGCTACGGCGTCGGCCCCGAGCGCTGGACCGACTTCGCCGCCCTCAAGGGCGAGCAGGCCGACAACCTGCCGGGCGTGCCCGGCGTGGGCGACAAGACCGCGGCCCGGCTCCTCGAGAAGTACGGCGACATCGAGGGCATCATCGAGCACGCCGCCGAGCTGACCCCCAAGATCCGCAAGGGCATCGAGGAGTGCGCCGACCAGGTGAAGCTCAACCGCAAGCTCGGGCGGCTCCTGGACGACGTGCCCCTGGAGACCGACGCGAGCGTGTTCGAGCGCCGGCCGTGGGACCCGGAGACGGTGCGCCGGCTGTTCACCTCGCTGGAGTTCCGCACCCTGTACGAGCGCTTCCTGGCGTTGGCGGCCCCCGGCGCCGCGCCGCCCGCGGCGGAGTCGGTGATCCGGCCCGAGTCCATCTCCCAGTGGGCCTCCGGCGCGGACGTGCCCGCGGCCGGGTCGGTGGCGGTGGCGTGGGACGACGGCATGGCGGCGCTGTGCGCCCGGCCGGGCGAGGTGGGGATGCTGCCCTTGGACGGCGCGGCGGGCGCGGCCGCGGTGCTGGCGGACGCCGGCGTGGCCAAGGCGGTGTACGAGGCCAAGCCGCTGTACGGCGCGATGCTGCGCAACGGCGGCCGGCTGCGCGGCGTGCGCTGCGACCTCAAGATCGCCGCCTACCTGCTGGACCCCGGCGCCAGCGGCGGCTACGCGCTCAAGGACATCGTTGCCCGCCATCTCGACGCGGCCCTGGACGAGGAGGCGGAGGACGGCAAGGCTTCCGAAGGCGGCGGGCACGGGGCCCGTGGCGGAAGCGCCGGCGCCGAGGAAGCGCCGGCCGGCGGCGTGCAGGGAGACCTCCTCAACTCCGGCGACGAGGACCGCGAGCAGGCGCAGCGGCGGCGCCGGCTGGCTTCCGAGGCGGCGGCGGTGCAGGCGGCGGCCGCCGTGCTCGAGGCGCGTCTCGAGGAGGCCGGAAGCTGGGAGCTGGCGCAGACCCTGGAGTTCCCGCTGACCGAGGTGCTGGCGCGCATGGAGCACGCCGGCATCCTGGTGGACGACGGTTATCTCGGCGGCCTCAACCGGGACCTCGGCGAACGCATGGACACGCTTCAGGCCAAGGTCCAGGAGCACGCCGGCGAGACCTTCAACGTCAACTCGCACCCGCAGTTGTCGCGCATCCTGTTCGACAAGCTCGGCCTGCCCAAGACCAAGAAGATCAAGACCGGCTACTCCACCGACGCCGCCGAGCTGGGCAAGCTGGCGGGGCGCCACCCCATCATCGACACGCTGCTGGAGTACCGCGAGGTGGCCAAGCTCCGCACCGGCTTCACCGACTCCCTGCTGAGCCTGGTCAACCAGGAGACCGGGCGCATCCACACCACCTACGAGCAGGCCGCGGCCGCCACCGGGCGGCTGTCGTCGTCGGCGCCGAACCTGCAGAACATTCCCATCCGGGCGGACCTGGGGCGGCAGATCCGGCGCGCCTTCGTGGCCCCGCCGGACAACGTGCTGCTGTCCGCGGACTACTCGCAGATCGAGCTGCGGGTGCTGGCGCACCTGTCCGAGGACCCGAGCTTCCTGGACGCCTTCGCCCACGGCCACGACTTCCACGCGGCCACCGCGGCCAAGGTGTTCGGCGTGCCGGTGGACGGGGTCACCACCGAGATGCGCGGGCGCGTGAAGCAGTTCTCCTACGGCATCGCCTACGGCATGTCCGCCTTCGGCGTGTCCCAGCGGCTGGGCATCGAGGTGGGCGAGGCGCGCGAGTTCATCGATGCCTACTACGCCCAGTTCCCGGGCGTGAAGGCGTTCCTGGACGCGCAGGTGGAACGCGCTAGGGTGGACGGCTTCACCACGACCATGTTCGGGCGCCGGCGCTATCTGCCGGAGCTCCAGTCGTCCAACTTCCGCATGCGCGCGGTGGGCGAGCGCATGGCGCTCAACGCGCCCATCCAGGGCACCGCCGCCGATATCATGAAGCGCGCCATGATCGCGGTGGACGAGGCGCTGCTGGAGCAGCCGGTGGCGCGCATGCTGCTCACGGTGCACGACGAGCTGGTGTTCGAGGTGCCGCGCACCTCGCTGGAGGAGGCCACCGGGCTCGTGAAGGAGTGCATGGAGGGGGCGGCGGAGTTGCGCTGCGGCCTGGTGGTGGACGTCCACACGGGCGAGAACTGGGCGGAGGCGCACGCGTAG
- the eno gene encoding phosphopyruvate hydratase: MKIKGVAAWEVLDSRGNPTVEVEVVLTNGSSGRATVPSGASTGEHEAVELRDGGERFLGKGVQRAVGHVRRNLARRVAGMDARAQRKLDQCMIDLDRTPDKGRLGANAILGVSLAAAHAQAVADKVPLYRYLGGEEARTLPVPMLNVVNGGAHADNNVDVQEFMLIPWGLRSFAEALRAGAEIYATLKSVLSKKGYGTSVGDEGGFAPRLKSNEEAIELLLEAVTKAGYQVGGQVVLGLDVAASEFHEKGGYVFRKSGGARLRSDDMVELYAKWVGDYPIVSIEDALDENDWEGWEALTAALGGKVQLVGDDLFVTNPARLAEGIRRGVANSILVKLNQIGTLSETLETIALARGSGYTTVISHRSGETEDTTIADLAVATGAGQIKTGAPCRGERTAKYNQLLRIEQDLGRRARYAGRKAFAAAG, encoded by the coding sequence ATGAAGATCAAGGGCGTTGCGGCGTGGGAAGTGCTGGACTCGCGGGGGAATCCCACCGTCGAGGTGGAGGTGGTGCTGACCAACGGATCCAGCGGACGGGCCACCGTGCCCTCCGGGGCTTCCACCGGCGAGCACGAGGCGGTGGAGCTGCGCGACGGCGGCGAGCGTTTTCTGGGCAAGGGCGTGCAGCGGGCCGTGGGCCACGTGCGGCGCAACCTGGCGCGGCGGGTGGCGGGCATGGACGCCCGCGCCCAGCGCAAGCTCGACCAGTGCATGATCGACCTCGACCGCACCCCGGACAAGGGACGCCTGGGCGCCAACGCCATCCTCGGCGTGTCCCTGGCCGCCGCCCACGCCCAGGCCGTCGCCGACAAGGTGCCGCTGTACCGCTACCTCGGCGGCGAGGAGGCGCGCACCCTGCCCGTGCCCATGCTCAACGTGGTCAACGGCGGCGCCCACGCCGACAACAACGTCGACGTGCAGGAGTTCATGCTGATCCCCTGGGGCCTGCGCTCCTTCGCCGAGGCCCTGCGCGCGGGCGCCGAGATCTACGCTACCTTGAAGAGCGTGCTGTCGAAGAAGGGCTATGGCACCAGCGTGGGCGACGAGGGCGGGTTCGCGCCGCGGCTCAAGAGCAACGAGGAGGCCATCGAGCTGCTGCTGGAGGCCGTGACCAAGGCGGGCTACCAGGTAGGCGGCCAAGTGGTGCTTGGGCTCGACGTGGCCGCCAGCGAGTTCCACGAGAAAGGGGGCTACGTCTTCAGGAAGTCGGGCGGCGCCAGGCTGCGCAGCGACGACATGGTGGAACTCTATGCCAAGTGGGTGGGCGACTACCCCATCGTCTCCATCGAGGACGCGCTGGACGAGAACGACTGGGAGGGCTGGGAGGCGCTCACCGCCGCCCTCGGCGGCAAGGTCCAGCTCGTGGGCGACGACCTGTTCGTCACCAACCCCGCGCGTCTGGCCGAGGGCATCCGCCGCGGCGTGGCCAATTCCATCCTGGTGAAGCTCAACCAGATCGGCACCCTGAGCGAGACCCTGGAAACCATCGCCCTGGCGCGCGGCTCCGGCTACACCACCGTCATCTCGCACCGCTCCGGCGAGACCGAAGACACCACCATCGCCGACCTCGCCGTCGCCACCGGCGCCGGCCAAATCAAGACCGGCGCCCCCTGCCGCGGCGAGCGCACCGCCAAGTACAACCAGCTCCTGCGCATCGAACAAGACCTCGGCCGCCGCGCCCGCTACGCCGGAAGGAAAGCCTTCGCCGCGGCGGGGTGA
- a CDS encoding proline/glycine betaine ABC transporter permease, which translates to MTGWLQEFPTLDAASLRELKRVFDTGYRSFSRTYGDSIESFFDPLLYFLIWFERLLLAAPWWLVILAVAALCYVAGRSKRLAVGVAVALFLIGYLGMWEDTMRTLAIIFVATLIAISIGIPVGIWMSRSDRVQALITPILDIMQTMPIFVYLIPVVMLFGLGKIPGLIAVVIYAVAPVIRLTNLGIRLVDKEVLEAADAFGTDTWRRLFDIQIPLALPNIMAGVNQTIMMALSMVVIASMIGVRGLGQPVLQAVTNQYFALGLFNGAAVVALAIVFDRITQSYGRRIQSGRKS; encoded by the coding sequence ATGACTGGCTGGCTGCAAGAATTTCCCACCCTAGACGCGGCGTCGCTGCGCGAGCTCAAGAGGGTGTTCGACACCGGGTACCGGTCGTTTTCCCGGACCTACGGCGACAGCATCGAGAGCTTCTTCGATCCCCTGCTCTACTTCCTCATCTGGTTCGAGCGGCTGCTGCTGGCCGCCCCCTGGTGGCTGGTGATCCTGGCGGTGGCCGCGCTGTGCTACGTGGCCGGGCGCAGCAAGCGGCTGGCCGTCGGTGTGGCCGTGGCGCTCTTCCTCATCGGCTACCTGGGCATGTGGGAAGACACCATGCGCACCCTGGCGATCATCTTCGTCGCCACGCTGATCGCCATCTCCATCGGCATTCCGGTGGGCATCTGGATGTCGCGCTCAGACCGGGTGCAGGCGTTGATCACGCCGATCCTGGACATCATGCAGACCATGCCCATCTTCGTCTACCTGATCCCGGTGGTGATGCTCTTCGGCCTCGGCAAGATCCCCGGCCTCATCGCCGTGGTGATCTACGCGGTGGCGCCCGTGATCCGGCTCACCAACCTCGGCATCCGGCTGGTGGACAAGGAGGTGCTGGAAGCCGCCGACGCCTTCGGCACGGACACCTGGCGGCGGCTGTTCGACATCCAGATACCGCTGGCGCTGCCCAACATCATGGCGGGGGTCAACCAGACCATCATGATGGCCCTGTCCATGGTGGTGATCGCGTCCATGATCGGCGTGAGAGGGCTGGGCCAGCCGGTTCTCCAGGCCGTGACCAACCAGTATTTCGCGCTGGGCCTGTTCAACGGCGCGGCGGTGGTGGCGCTCGCCATCGTCTTCGACCGCATCACCCAGAGCTACGGACGGCGCATCCAGAGCGGCAGGAAAAGCTGA